The stretch of DNA ATTTTCGTTTATTTTTCTATCGAAGCGCACTTCCACTGCGTTTTGATAATGCTTTTGCTGTTTATCATATATATACTGCAGCGTTTGTTCCGGACGTCTCGGCGGTGTCCATATTTGGTTCAGGATCGATTCGATGACAGGACACTCCGTCTCGGGATTTTCCACTGTTAAATAGAAGAAAAGGCGTAATGTACATCCGGGGTTTTTATCAGGTACTTCCAATATCTCATCCGCTAAATCAAGGAGGGATGCTTCCAGGCAGATTTCAGCGGTCACTTCCGCATTTTCCCGCAATGTGAAACCGAGCCGGAATTCACGTGACATGGAAGCCATCTCCATCCGGTCATGACGGGAAACGACAGTGATCTCCTTGTCCAGATTATCCAAATCATAGAGCTGATTCTCAAAAGCCACTTTCAAATTATCAAATACAGTAGGATCGAACATCGTGCAGGACCTCGCTTTTTCTATATGAGAAAACTCTAGCACAAGCCAGATATAGAAACAATCTTTACCAAAGGGTGCTAGTAAAAACATTGGGTATTCGTTACAATTTCATGGAAGACGAATGAGGTGACATACGTTGTTTAAGATATTACTGATCGAGGATGACAAAAGTCTATTTGAAGAAATTCGGACCCGTTTGACGCAATGGTCCTATGAGGTGTATGGAATAGATGATTTCGGACAGGTGATGGAAACATTCTCATCCGTTCAGCCGGAGCTTGTACTCATCGATATCCAGCTGCCGAGCTACGACGGTTTTCACTGGTGCCGGATGATCAGGGCGCATTCCAATGTGCCGATCATCTTCCTGTCCTCCAGGGATCATCCGATGGATATGGTCATGGCGATGCAGCTTGGCGGGGATGACTTTGTCCAGAAGCCATTTCATTTTGAGGTGCTGATCGCAAAAATCCAAGCTATTTTGCGCCGCGTCTACAATTACAGTACGGACAAAGTTACATTGAAGACATGGAATGGCGCAACGGTTGATTATGAAAAGAATGAAGTGGAAAATGATGCTGGAAAAGTGGAACTTACCAAAAATGAGATGTTCATCCTGAAGCTCCTGGTAGAGCAGAAAAACAAGATTGTCTCCCGTGAGAAGCTGATTACAAGCCTGTGGGATGACGAACGCTTCATCAGTGATAATACATTGACGGTAAATGTGAACAGATTGAGGAAGAAACTGGATGGGATCGGCCTGGGACAGCAAATCGAAACAAAAGTGGGACAGGGTTATTGCGCGCTGGAGGCAGATAGGCCATGATCCGGGAGTTTCTTCGGGATAAGGCAAGCTGGCTTGGTATGTTTGTCTTGCTTTCAGGCTTGCTTGTACTGATTGCGTATGTGGATACAACGATTCCTTTCGATTCCATACTCTATATATTATTGCTGTTCTGGCTGCTGCTGATCGTCTTTCTATTTTTTCGATATCATCGTGAAACGCGTTATTATCGCGGGTTGAGGGATTGGGAGAAAAGTCTGGACGCCTCGACGCTGCCAGAACCGGATCGACCATATGAATACATTGTTCATGAAAGCCTGCATGAACAGGTCAACTTCTTGAATCGTACTGCTGCCGATCGCCAGGAGTCATTGGAAAGGGAGAAGGATGAACTGCTTTCCTGGATCCATGAAGTGAAAACCCCGTTGACTGCCATGCAGCTGATCCTTGAGCGGGTGGAAGATGCGGCGTTGAAGCAGCAGCTGACGTATGAATGGCTGCGTGTACATATGCTGTTGGACACACAGATCCATCAAAAGCGCATTACATTTATCGAGAATGACTTATTCATCGAGAAGATTGATCTACATGCTGTCATCAGCCAGGAGATCCGGACCTTGCGCTCGTGGTGTATGCAGAAGGGAATCGGTTTCGACTTGGACCTGGAGGAGGAAGTGGTGCTGAGTGATACGAAATGGCTCACGTTCATTATGCGGCAGTTATTATCCAATGCAGTGAAGTATAGTGAAAACAGTGATATTTCCATTTCAAGCGAGAAAGTCGATGGACATGTACGCATCCACATCGAAGATCGGGGCATCGGGATTGATGCAAAGGACTTGCCGCGTATATTCGATCGGGGTTTTACATCTACCATCCAACACGATAAAGCTGCCACCGGCATGGGGCTTTATTTGACCAAAAAGGCAGCAAAACCGCTAAGGATCGAAATAGACGCAGTATCTGATTTAGGAAAAGGCACATGCTTTACGCTCACTTTCCCAAAACGAAATGAAATGGTCGGCATGATGGGCGTGTGACAGGATTGTCACACGCCTTTGTACATTTGTTAGCTGAAAAGCAGGAGCATATCCCGGGGCATCCGTATACTTGAGGTAACAAATCAGATAAAGAGGTGCGAATGGATGGGAATTCTAGAAGCGACAAGAGTCCAGAAGAATTACGGGAATAAATTCAATAAACAGGAGGTGCTGCGAGGAGTCGACCTTAGTATCGAGGAGGGGGAATTCGTCGGTATCATGGGGTCATCCGGATCTGGTAAGACAACGCTATTGAATGTGCTTTCGTCCATTGATCGTGCCAGCAGCGGAACGATCCTGATTCAGAATAATGAAATCACGAATATGAAAGAGAAGAAGCTGGCCGAGTTCCGGAAAAACCATCTTGGGTTTGTCTTCCAGGACTATAACTTGCTTGATACGCTGACAGTGAAGGAGAATATACTGCTTCCGCTTTCCATCAAGAAAGTGCCGAAAAAAGAAGCAGATCGCATGTTTGCAGAAGTAGCCGACCAGCTTGGCATCACGGAGATACAAAACAAATACCCAAGTGAAATTTCCGGCGGTCAGAAGCAGCGGACATCTGCTGCCCGTGCGTTCATCCATGAGCCGAGCATCATTTTCGCTGATGAACCGACGGGAGCTTTGGATTCGAAATCGGCTTCCGACTTGCTTAATAAGCTTAGCTCGCTGAATGTCAACCGGAAAGCGACCATCGTCATGGTCACCCATGATCCGGCGGCAGCCAGCTATTGCAGCCGCGTCATTTTCATCAAGGACGGTCAGATCTATACGCAGCTGAACAAAGGCCAGCAGGAGCGCCAAGCCTTCTTCAGGGATATCATGTCCACGCAAGGTGTCCTCAGCGGGGTGCAAAATGAGCATTAATAGCCTGATATTTCGCAATCTGAAGAAGAATCTCCGTAATTATTATTTGTATGTGTTTGCCCTGATTTTCAGTTCCGGTTTGTACTTTGCCTTTGTTACCCTGCAATATGATAAGTCGATGGATCCGGTGGAAGGATCGGTGAAAGGCGGAGCGGGTATCGCCACTGCTTCTGTACTCCTTGTATTTATCGTCGCTATCTTCCTGCTGTATGCCAATACGATCTTTATCAAACAGCGCAGTAAGGAGATCGGTCTGTTTCAGCTGATCGGGATGACGAAGAATAAAATCTTCACTATATTGAGTGCGGAAAATGCCATTCTTTATTTCGGCAGCCTCGTTTTCGGAATAATATTAGGGTTTATCGGCTCGAAGCTCTTGATCATGGTGATGTTTAAGGCTACCGGGGTGGAAGGGATAGCTTCCTTGTCCTTTTCAACAACAGCTTTTCTTCAAACCTTGATCGTATTTATTTGTATCTATGCACTCATTGCGCTGATGAATTTGTTTTTCATTAAACGTCAGACGATCCTGTCATTGTTCCACGTGAAATCAAAGACAGAACTGACAGCAAGAAAGCTGTCTGTTTTCCAGATCATCATCGGGATTTGCGGCATTGCCCTGATTGCGGTAGGTTATGTTGTTTCCGGAAAGCTATTCGATGGAGATTTCACCTCTATGAAGGAATTATTCGGAGTCATGTTCTTTATCTTGTTTTCTGTCATCCTTGGAACCTATTTATTCTACAAAGGGTCTGTCGCCTTCCTGGTAAGCCTTGTCAGAAAGCAAAAGGGCGGTTACCTGAACATCAAGCAGGTATTGTCCCTTTCATCCATCATGTTCCGGATGAAGTCCAATGCAACGCTTCTAACCATCATCACGACAGTATCCGCATTGGCCATCGGACTGCTTTCCTTGAGTTATATCACGTTCTATTCCGCTGAAAAAATGGCTTATAACTATACGGGTGGAGCAGATTTCTCCTTATTGACAGAAAAAGATGCCGAAGCCTTCCGTCAGGCAATGGATGATAATGATATCGCTTATACAGAAGACAAAGCGGAAGTGTATACCGTACAGCTCAATTTCGAGAAAATCCTGCAGACGGAGCTGGAGCTGAACTTTAATGCTTCCATGATGGATACGGCTGTCATCAGCGAGAAGGCAGCAGGGTTGGATGTGGCGCCGGATGAGCTGAAATTGACCGGCTATAATGAGCTGCTGCAGCGTTTCATGTCTCTGAAGGACAAGGGAGATGTAGTTATCCATGGGAAAGAGAAGGAAACAGCACTGCATTATACAGGCATGGAGGACGAATACCCGATTTCTAATTATTACACCATGGGCGGATTGCCGACAATGATAGTCGATGACGCACTGTTCCAGGAGCTGAAGCAGGATATCAATCCAGATTTGAATCAAGGCTATCACTGGTATTTCGGTTATACGATTGAAGATGATGATCAATTGACAAAGGCGAATGCTATATTCAATGATTTGGATTTTGAGGCAAAGGATAATAGTGAATCCAGAATCGACGCCGCTAAGGAGCAGAAATCGACGATGGGCTTGGCTTTATTCATTGTAGGATTCCTCGGCCTGACATTCCTGATCACGTCTGGCTGTATCCTGTACTTCAAGCAGATGGATGAAGCAGAAAGCGAGAAACCAAATTATACGATCCTCCGCAAGCTTGGCTTCACGACTGCGGATCTTCGCCGGGGCATCCAGCGCAAGCAACTGTTCAACTTCGGTATTCCGCTTGTCCTCGGGCTCATGCACAGCTATTTTGCTGTCCAGTCCGGCTGGTTCCTGTTCGGTTCGGTGATGATGACACCGATGATCATCGTAATGATCATTTATACAATTCTGTATTCGATCTTTGGCATCCTTTCTGTTGTCCATTACAACAAAGTCATTAAACAATCACTTTCATAAGGGGCTGCATGCAGCCCTTTTCTTTTTTGGGAGGTGTCATATGTTTATTCATCAACTGATCTTCCGAAATATAAAAAGAAATCTGCGACACTATTATTTATACTTTTTTGCACTTGTCTGCAGTACGGCATTATATTTTGCCTTTGTCACCCTGCAATACGAGGCCGCGGCCGGAGAATTGGACGATTCATTCAAAGTGCAGGCGGGTATTGAAGTAGCCTCTTATTTGCTTGTATTCATTGTAACGGTGTTCCTTCTGTATGCGAACGGATTGTTTTTGAAGCGGAGAACAAAGGAGATCGGATTGTATCAGCTGGCCGGGATGACGAAAGGGCAAGTCAGTTTTTTGTTCATGATGGAAAATGCCATACTTTATGCTGGGAGTCTTTTGGCAGGCATATTAACCGGGTTTATAGGATCCAAACTATTGATGATGATGATTTTGTATAAGATGATTGGAATGAGTCAGGTTGTTGTTCTGAAGTTCACTTGGCAAGCAGTCGGCCAAACAGTGATAGTGATCATGATCTTATATGTACTGCTCATGGTGATGACTACCCTGCAAATCGGGAGACAAGCGCTGCTGGCTTTATTCCAGCAGCAAAATAAAACAGAATCTCCTGATCAGCGTGTCACTTGGTACCAAGTTGCCATCGGGATTGCAGGAATCCTGTTGATTACTTCTGGTTATTATACTTCTGCGATTCTCTTCGATGGTGATTTTGGGGACTTTGCAGCTTTGACAAGAATGATGGGATACACACTGGCCAGTACCATGATCGGAACGTATTTTATCTATAAAGGCTCTGTCACGCTGCTGCTCCTTATTATTCGAAAAAGCAAGCAAGGGTATTTGACAATCCAACAGGTGCTGTCGATTGGTTCGATTATGTTCCGGATGCGCACGAATGCTTTCTTACTCACGGTCATCACGACAGTCATGGCACTGGCAATCGGTTTTCTATCCCTTGGCTCCATATCCTATTATTCTGTTGGAAAAGATGCTGATTCTGCAACTGGAGGGGCAGATTTCTCTTTCGAATCCAATGATGATCAGCAGCAATTCCGCCAGAAGCTGGACAAAGCAGCAATCGGATTTAAAGGGGAAGAAAAAGACATTGTTCAGTTGGATGCCGACATATCAGCAATCCTCGAAGAAGACAGTAACATGTCATCCCTGCAGAATATGACATTCATTCCGGCAGAGCAAGCTGGGTTTGATGTAGAAACTGGTCATGTCATCTTAGCAGGGGATGATGACCGATCGAATGCAGCTGCAACGTTCCATGCAGGAGAAATAGTTGTCCATCCAGCTGGTGGAGATGTACATTTGCATTTGGAAGACATTGTAAACCGTTCTCCGCTGCCAACTATCGTGACGTACGGCGGTCCTGCAGCAGTAGTCGCTGCAGCTGATTTTCAAAAACTCCGACATGATGATGCAGCTGAGCAGCAGACACTTTACTTCATCACTCTCCAGGATGAGGAAGATGAAAAAGAAGCCGTAAAGTTATTTTCTAAGCTGAACATAGAGGGATGGGCTATGTCCAAGCAGCTAGCTTTGGAATCCAGCAAGCTGGCAATGGGTCTGTACATGTTCATCGTCGGATTTTTGGGACTTGCTTTCTTGCTTACCTCCGGCTGTATTCTATACATCAAGCAAATGGACGAAGGTGATAGGGAGCGGCCTACGTACATGATATTGCGCAAGATCGGATTTACGAAAACAGATTTGCGTAAGGGAATTGTCCGCAAGCAGCTCTTTCATTTCGGGATTCCTCTTGCCATAGGGTTGTCTCATGGTTATTTTGCAGTGAAGTCCGGATGGTTTTGGTTTGGCACCTCTTTATGGCTGCCGATGGTGACAGTCATGATTGTATTTGCTTTGCTTTTTTCCGCTTTTGGTATGTTATCTGTGCTTTATTATAAAAGCGTCATTACAAGATCCCTTCAGGACAGTCGATAGACTGTCCTTCTTTGTATATGATAGCCTGTAGTTAACCAAAGAGGCGGAAGGGTATAGGGAAGTGAGAGTGTGATACATACTAGTAGCAGCAAAGGAGGAGAATCGCATGAGAATACAGATGATTCTTTTTGCAGCCGTTTTGATGCTTACGGCTTGCGGAAATGATGAGCCGCAAACGCAAGGTCATGTACATTCAAATGACACAGATCATATGCAGCATGATGAATCGGGTGAATTACCGGAGGGTCTTGAAGAAGCGGAGGATCTTGAAGAAGCGGAGGATCCCAAATTCCCGCCTGGCAGCAAGGCAATCATCCAAGCCGATCATATGGAAGGAATGAAGGGTGCAGAAGCGACCATTGTCGGTGCCTTTGATACATATGCATATGAAGTGACATATACATCCACGGACGGTGAGCATGTGGATAATCATCGCTGGGTCATCCAGGAAGAGCTGAAGGAAGCGGATGAACATCCGCTAGAGCCAGGAATCGAGGCGACGCTTACGGCGGACCATATGGAAGGGATGAAAGGTGCCACTGCGATTGTGGAGGATGTCGAGGATACAACGGTGTATATGGTGAATTATAAGTCGATGGCAACAGGGGAAGAAGTGAAAAACCATAAGTGGCTCACCGAGGAAGAGTTGGCGCCTATGAAGGATAGCTCCGATTGAAGGGGCTATTTTTTATGTAAAAATTCACTTTACAAAACGTAATCGTTACGATAATATACAAAACGTAATGATTACGAATTTATTGGCATACATATATATTTGAGGGGGAAAACGGATGCGGAAATTTCTGATAAAGACATTGGGAATGGCGATACTTATCTTGCTGCTGGCAGCATGTACGGATAATGCCGATTCAGAAGGAGACAAGAAGCACCTCGCCTTCGTATATAATTTTGCGACCAATTCCTTGGATCCGAATGTGGATTCCAGTTATGTACCACTGCGTGCCGGAATGACAGAAACGCTGGTCAGATTGAATGAGGAAACGTTGACAATCGAACCGTGGCTTGCTGAGAGCTGGGAAGGCACAAACGAGGGGAGGGAGTGGACGATCAAGCTTCGTGAAGGCATCGATTTCCAAAATGGAAAACCGATGGATGCGGCTGCGGTGAAAGCATCATTGGAAAGATCCTTGAAGGATAATGTAGCGATCCAGAATGCACTGAAAATCGATGCCATCGAAGTAATGGATGATAGGACCCTGCATATCACGAATACACAGGCGTTTCCTGAGTTCGTATCGGAGCTTGTAAACCCAAATGTATCCATCATTGATGTGGAAGCAGGCGACTTTGTCAATAATCCGATTGGGACAGGCCCTTTCAAGCTTGAATCATTCACGCCTGGCAGTAAATTGGAGCTAGTTCGGAATGAGGGCTATTGGGATGAAAAAGCTAAACTTGATTCTGTGACCTTCTCCTTCAATGAAGATGCGAATGCTCGTTCTTTAGCTTTGGAGTCAGGTGATGCGGATGTCGTCTTCCGACCGGAAGTGGAAAGCATCGGGAGCTTGGAGGAGAAGGAAGGCGTGAAGGTGGAATCGACCGAAACCTTCCGCGTGCACCAGCTGACGATGAATATGGAGCGGGAAGCCCTGAAGGATGTGAATGTTCGCAAGGCTTTGGATGCCTTGATTGATCGGGAGGAAATTGCACAGTCTGTATTGCTAGGATATGCAGAGCCGGCAAAAGGGCCGTTCCCTGGCTCCCTGCCATTTGCGCCAAGCTATAGTGAACATGAAACGGGAGAAGATGTTGCAAAGGAATATCTTGAAAAAGCTGGCTATACCCTCGTGGATGGCAAAATGCAGAAAGACGGGGAGCCTCTTGAGCTTACCATGCTGACCTACTCTTCCAGGGCTGACCTTCCATTGATCGCACAGATATTCCAATCGGATGCGAAAAAGCTTGGTATTGACGTGGAACTGCGTCAAATAGAGATCCCGGAAGAATACATGGCATCAAATCGGGATTGGGATTTAGCCACATACAGTAACCTGACAGCCCCTCGTGGTGATGCTGGATATTACTTGAATGCCACATATCACCCAGACGGAGCTTTGAATTTCAGTGGTGCAGATGAACCAGAGCTGACGAGGATCATCGATGAATTAAATGTAACAGTCGATGCCGATAAGCGTGCAGAGCTATCTGAAGCAGCTGCCGATTACGTAGATGAAAATCAAATCAATTCATTTGTGATTTATCCAGACACGCTCGTTGCCTATGATGAAACGAAAGTGAAGAACTGGGTCACGACAAGAAGTGAATATTATATGATAACAAATCAATTGGATGTGAAGTGATGTTTCGTATCATTGGGAGAAGATTGCTGGAGGTTGTACTGTTCGTCTTATTCGTCACCTTCTTCAGTTTCCTTTTCCTTCGCCTTGCACCAGGTGATCCAGCGCTTACGATCCTGAATGTGGATGAACTGAATGTAAGCCAAGAGCAGGTGGAGGCGCTGAGGGAGGATATGGGCTTCAACGATCCATTACTTGTCCAATATGGAAAGTGGCTGCTGGATTTCCTTCGTCTGGATTTCGGCAATTCCTATATCACCAGTCAGCCGGTATCGGAGATGCTGCTGACTGGTCTTCCGGCTACATTGGAGCTGACCATCGGTTCCTTGATCGTCATGCTGCTGGTCGCGATTCCATTGGGATCCCTTTCCGCTTTATACAAGGATAGCTGGATCGACCATGTCAGCCGCTATTTCTCCATCATTGGTGCTGCCGTCCCCAGTTTCTGGCTCGGACTGATCATGATTGATATGTTTGCTGTCAGATTAAGCTGGTTCCCGACAATGGGACGTGACAGCTTGCTATCCCTTGTGCTGCCGGCAGTGACATTGGGACTTGCTATTGCGGGTGTTTATGTACGGCTGCTCCGTTCCAGTCTGTTGGACTCCTTGGGACAGGAGTTTGTCCGCGCGGCAAGGGCGCGGGGTATTTCGGAAGGACGCATCTTCTTCTCGCATGCTTTCCGACACAGCTTGCCGCCAGTCATCACGGTATTCGGTGTCAGCCTGGGCAGCTTGATCGGCGGTGTTGTCGTGGTGGAAGTATTATTTGCTTACCCCGGTGTAGGAAAGCTCGTCGTTGATTCTATCCGTCAGCGTGATTATCCGCTGATTCAAGGCTATATCGTCCTGATGGCGGCTATTGTCTTCATCGTGAATACATTAGTGGATCTATCTTATCGATATGTAAATCCTGAACTTCGATTAAAAGAAAGGAAGCTCAGCTAGATGAGTGTCATGGCTCTTTCCCCTGAAAAAATAAAGAAAACCAAGGCCTGGCTGATCAGTGCGCTTTTGGTCCTGTCATTGGCAGTGGCGGCATATACGTTCCTTTACTTGAAGCATGATGCCAACATGACAGATGTCGGGAACCGGCTGGCATCCCCATCGTGGGAGCATCCCATGGGGACGGATCATTTAGGCCGTGATGTGCTCACGAGGCTCTTACTCGGATTCCGTTTGACTGTCGGCTACAGTTTGATTGCTTTGGCTGCAGCAGTTATGATCGGTGTTCCTTTCGGCCTGCTTGCAGGAATACGGGGAGGCTGGGTCGATCGGCTATTCATGCGGATCGCCGATGGTTTCCTTGCTTTCCCCGATACAGTGATTGCCATTGTGCTAAGCGGTCTGCTGGGGCCGGGTATTGGTAACTTGCTGTTTGCCATCGTTCTTGTAAAATGGGTCAACTATGCCCGGATGGTACGCAGCACAGTGCTGACAGAAGTGCAAAAAGACTATATCACCATTGCCAGGATCAATGGTCTGTCCACGTTTACGATCATGCGCAGACATCTTATGCCGCATATCATCGGGAATGTCCTCGTCCTGTCCAGTTTGGATTTCGGTAAAATCATTTTGCTCATTTCTTCGCTTTCATATATCGGTCTTGGTGCACAGCCGCCGACCCCGGAGTGGGGCGCCATGCTGAATGAATCCAGGCCTTACTTCCAGGCGAACCCCGAAATGATGGTCTATCCTGGACTGGCCATCGTTGCAGTGGTGTTAGTGGCGAATGTTCTCGGTGACTATTTACGAGATGAATTTGATGTGAAAAAGGAGGTGCAGCCATGATTTTATCAATCAAGGATTTAACGGTATCACATGGAGAAAAAACGCTTGTGGATCACGTCAGTCTTACCATCGATAAAGGAGAATGGTTCGCCCTCGTTGGTCAAAGCGGCAGCGGGAAAACGATGCTGTCACAAGCGATCGGTCAACTGCTTGGACCTAATCTAAGTGCATCCGGAAGCGTCATTTATCAAGGGGATAATATTCTTGAACGGACGAAACAAGAAATGAAAGAGTTGAGAGGAAAAGCAATCAGTTATATTTTCCAGGACTATCACGGCTCCTTCACACCTTTCCTGACGATCCTGCAGCATATGGAAGAGTATTTGCAAACACATGGAGTGAAAGAAAAGCAAAAGCGTAATGAAATGACGAAAGAGGCGCTGGAATCTGTCGGTCTGGATGCCAGCTTTGGTAAGCGATACCCATTCCAGCTGAGCGGCGGCCAGCTGCAGCGTGCTTCTATCGCACTTGCACTTCTTTTGGAGCCGGACATCCTGATTGCTGATGAAGCAACGACTGCGCTTGATAGCGTATCTGCGCATAGGATCCTTTCCTTGCTGCAAGAGCTGCAGCAAAAAACAGGCTGTGCGATTCTTTTCATTACACATGATTGGCGCCATGTTGTTCGCTATTCCCATAAAATCGCTGTCATGAAGGATGGTAAGATCATGGAAGTCGGAACAAAACAAAAGCTCATCCATCAGCCGGAACATGCATATACGAAGCAGCTGATTCAAGCTGCCCCGACATTGCCCATGCGCGTCAGGGAGATAAGCAAATGAGGCGCGTTGTCGAAATGCATGATCTCAAAAAAAGCTATACTCCCGGTAAGCTGGCTGTCAATGATGTCTCTCTCTCCATTCACGAAGGTGAAAGCTTAGGCTTGGTAGGGGAAAGCGGATGTGGAAAAAGTACATTGGCGCGCTGCCTGTTGGGAGTAGAGACAATTGATGGCGGATCGATTATATTTAATGGAGACCCCCTTGCGAATGCCAGCCGGAAAGACTTTCGAAACTATCGCCGCAACGTACAGACCGTCTTCCAAAATCCAACCGCCTCTTTGAATCCGAAGATGAGAATCAAAGATTCACTGCTGGATCCATATTTGCAGTTCCAGCATGAACTTCAGCTAGGGCACTTTCATTTCTCCTCCAAGCAAGCATTTGTACAGCAGCTGCTGGAAACGGTGGAACTGCCAAAAGAGCTGGGGGATCGTTTTCCGCATGAGCTGAGCGGCGGACAAAAACAACGGGTGACCATTGCCCGTGCCATCAGCATCGAGCCCAAGCTCATCGTCCTGGATGAACCAACGGCAAGCCTGGACGTCCTTTCCCAGGGAGCGATATTGAAGCTTCTTGCTTCTCTCCAGGAAACACTAGGTATGTCATACTTGTTTATTTCCCATGACCTTGCTGCTGTTTATCAGCTTTGCCAGCGCATCGCAGTCATGAAAGATGGCGAGCTGCTCGATTTGTTTGATAAAGAAGATATTTATGATAATCAGCGTCACAATTATACAAAGGAATTGATCGGCATATTTTAAGCGGATACTCTCTGGGAGCATCCGCTTTTTTATGCTTCGAATTGCTTCAGGAGATCACCTAAAGACATCTCCCCGATGTTTCCCTCTGGCCGCTTCCGGACAGCAACTGTTTTATCCTGCATCTCCTTATCCCCGACAATAAGCAGATAAGGCACTTTCTGCTGGGAGCCTTCCCGTATTTTCAGCCCGATTTTCTCCGAACGATCGTCAACGGACACGCGATAGCCTGCTTTTTGAAGATACTCGCCAACGGCCTTGGCATATTCTGCGTGCGCATCGCTGATCGAGAGTATGCTTGCCTGAACCGGTGCCAGCCAGAAGGGGAAGTCGCCTGCATAATGCTCGATGAGAATGGCCATGAAGCGCTCGATCGATCCATAGATGGCACGATGGATCATGATTGGCTGTTTGCGGCTGTTTTGCTGATCGATATAGCTGCAGCCGAATTTCTCCGGCATTTGGAAATCCAGCTGGACAGTGCCGCATTGCCAGCTTCTTCCGAGACTGTCGAGAATGTGGAAATCGATTTTCGG from Terribacillus sp. FSL K6-0262 encodes:
- the nikA gene encoding nickel ABC transporter substrate-binding protein; the encoded protein is MRKFLIKTLGMAILILLLAACTDNADSEGDKKHLAFVYNFATNSLDPNVDSSYVPLRAGMTETLVRLNEETLTIEPWLAESWEGTNEGREWTIKLREGIDFQNGKPMDAAAVKASLERSLKDNVAIQNALKIDAIEVMDDRTLHITNTQAFPEFVSELVNPNVSIIDVEAGDFVNNPIGTGPFKLESFTPGSKLELVRNEGYWDEKAKLDSVTFSFNEDANARSLALESGDADVVFRPEVESIGSLEEKEGVKVESTETFRVHQLTMNMEREALKDVNVRKALDALIDREEIAQSVLLGYAEPAKGPFPGSLPFAPSYSEHETGEDVAKEYLEKAGYTLVDGKMQKDGEPLELTMLTYSSRADLPLIAQIFQSDAKKLGIDVELRQIEIPEEYMASNRDWDLATYSNLTAPRGDAGYYLNATYHPDGALNFSGADEPELTRIIDELNVTVDADKRAELSEAAADYVDENQINSFVIYPDTLVAYDETKVKNWVTTRSEYYMITNQLDVK
- a CDS encoding ABC transporter ATP-binding protein — translated: MILSIKDLTVSHGEKTLVDHVSLTIDKGEWFALVGQSGSGKTMLSQAIGQLLGPNLSASGSVIYQGDNILERTKQEMKELRGKAISYIFQDYHGSFTPFLTILQHMEEYLQTHGVKEKQKRNEMTKEALESVGLDASFGKRYPFQLSGGQLQRASIALALLLEPDILIADEATTALDSVSAHRILSLLQELQQKTGCAILFITHDWRHVVRYSHKIAVMKDGKIMEVGTKQKLIHQPEHAYTKQLIQAAPTLPMRVREISK
- the nikC gene encoding nickel transporter permease; this encodes MSVMALSPEKIKKTKAWLISALLVLSLAVAAYTFLYLKHDANMTDVGNRLASPSWEHPMGTDHLGRDVLTRLLLGFRLTVGYSLIALAAAVMIGVPFGLLAGIRGGWVDRLFMRIADGFLAFPDTVIAIVLSGLLGPGIGNLLFAIVLVKWVNYARMVRSTVLTEVQKDYITIARINGLSTFTIMRRHLMPHIIGNVLVLSSLDFGKIILLISSLSYIGLGAQPPTPEWGAMLNESRPYFQANPEMMVYPGLAIVAVVLVANVLGDYLRDEFDVKKEVQP
- a CDS encoding dipeptide/oligopeptide/nickel ABC transporter ATP-binding protein; amino-acid sequence: MRRVVEMHDLKKSYTPGKLAVNDVSLSIHEGESLGLVGESGCGKSTLARCLLGVETIDGGSIIFNGDPLANASRKDFRNYRRNVQTVFQNPTASLNPKMRIKDSLLDPYLQFQHELQLGHFHFSSKQAFVQQLLETVELPKELGDRFPHELSGGQKQRVTIARAISIEPKLIVLDEPTASLDVLSQGAILKLLASLQETLGMSYLFISHDLAAVYQLCQRIAVMKDGELLDLFDKEDIYDNQRHNYTKELIGIF
- the nikB gene encoding nickel ABC transporter permease, translated to MFRIIGRRLLEVVLFVLFVTFFSFLFLRLAPGDPALTILNVDELNVSQEQVEALREDMGFNDPLLVQYGKWLLDFLRLDFGNSYITSQPVSEMLLTGLPATLELTIGSLIVMLLVAIPLGSLSALYKDSWIDHVSRYFSIIGAAVPSFWLGLIMIDMFAVRLSWFPTMGRDSLLSLVLPAVTLGLAIAGVYVRLLRSSLLDSLGQEFVRAARARGISEGRIFFSHAFRHSLPPVITVFGVSLGSLIGGVVVVEVLFAYPGVGKLVVDSIRQRDYPLIQGYIVLMAAIVFIVNTLVDLSYRYVNPELRLKERKLS